In one window of Canis lupus baileyi chromosome 12, mCanLup2.hap1, whole genome shotgun sequence DNA:
- the GPAT2 gene encoding glycerol-3-phosphate acyltransferase 2, mitochondrial isoform X8, which produces MDTMLEARLQTQQRNTQNTQETSLWSSGFGMKLETVTPFLGKYRPFVGRCCQTCTPKSWESLFHRSIMDLGFCNVILVKEENTRFRGWLVRRLCYFLWSLEQHIPPCQDAPQKIIENTGLFSWALLRFLNCVFLNVQLHKGQMKMVHKAAQAGLPLVFLSTHKSLLDGILLPFVLFSQGLGVLRVAWDPRTCSPALRALLKKLGGLFLPPEANLTLDSSEGVLARAVVHAAIEQLLVSRQPLLIFLEELPGAQGPRLSALGQTWLGLVVQAVQVGVVPDAMLVPVAITYDLVPDAPCDVYQALAPLGLWTGALAVLRSLRSWGHSPRVCVRVHLAQPFSLQEYTINARSCWGSRQTLEQLLQPIVLGQCTVVPDTEKEQDWTPATGLLLALKEEDQLLVRRLSHHVLNASVTSSAVMSTAIMATLLLFKHQKGVFLSQLLGEFSWLTEETLLRGFDVGFSGQLRCLVQHTLSLLQAHVALLHVQQGDLLVVPRLGPGLTHLARLSAELLPAFLSEAVGACAVRGLLAGRVPPEGPWELQGIELLSQSELYRQILLLLHLLPQDLLLLQPCQSSYCYCQEVLDRLIQCGLLVAEETPGSRPACDTGRQRLSAKLLWKPSGDFTDSDSDDFEEAEGRYFRLSQQSRCPDFFLFLCRLLSPLLKAFAQAATFLHQGQLPDTELGYTEQLLQFLQANAQEEGFFECADPNLAVSAIWTFRDLGVLQQTPSPAGPMLYLSPTFTSRENQEKLEQFIRQFICS; this is translated from the exons ATGGATACCATGTTGGAAGCCAGACTTCAAACCCAGCAGAGGAACACCCAGAACACCCAGGAG ACCAGTTTGTGGTCCTCAGGCTTTGGGATGAAGCTGGAGACTGTTACCCCATTTCTGGGGAAATATCGCCCCTTTGTGGGTCGCTGCTGCCAGACCTGCACTCCCAAGAGCTGG GAGTCCCTCTTCCACAGAAGCATAATGGATCTAGGCTTCTGCAATGTGATCCTGGTGAAGGAGGAGAACACCAG GTTTCGGGGCTGGCTGGTTCGGAGGCTCTGCTATTTCTTATGGTCACTGGAGCAGCACATACCACCCTGTCAGGATGCCCCACAGAAGATCATTGAAAACACTGG GCTGTTCAGCTGGGCACTGCTGCGGTTCCTGAACTGTGTCTTCCTGAACGTGCAGCTCCACAAGGGCCAGATGAAGATGGTCCACAAGGCCGCCCAGGCA GGCTTGccgcttgtcttcctctctaccCACAAGTCactcctggatgggatcctgctGCCCTTTGTGCTGTTCTCCCAAGGCCTGGGTGTGCTCCGTGTGGCTTGGGACCCCCgcacctgctcccctgccctcAG AGCTCTGCTAAAGAAGCTTGGGGGGCTTTTCTTGCCCCCAGAGGCCAACCTCACCTTGGACAGCTCTGAGGGGGTCCTTGCAAGGGCTGTCGTCCATGCC GCTATAGAGCAGCTGTTGGTCAGCAGGCAGCCCTTGCTCATATTCCTGGAGGAGctgcctggggcccaggggcCTCGGCTATCAGCCCTGGGCCAGACCTGGCTGGGACTGGTAGTACAGGCTGTCCAGGTGGGTGTCGTCCCAGATGCCATGCTAGTGCCAGTGGCCATCACCTATGACCTGGTTCCAGATGCACCCTGTGATGTATACCAG gcCTTGGCCCCACTGGGGTTGTGGACAGGAGCTCTAGCTGTCCTGCGGAGCCTACGAAGCTGGGGCCACAGCCCCAGGGTCTGTGTCCGTGTGCATCTGGCACAGCCCTTCTCCCTACAG GAATACACCATCAACGCCAGAAGCTGCTGGGGCAGCAGGCAGACCCTGGAGCAGCTGCTGCAGCCCATCGTGCTGGGCCAATG TACTGTTGTCCCAGACACTGAGAAGGAACAAGACTGGACTCCAGCAACTGGGCTCCTTCTGGCACTTAAGGAAGAGGACCAGCTCCTGGTCAGGAGGCTGAGCCATCATGTCCTGAATG CCAGCGTGACAAGCTCGGCAGTAATGAGCACGGCCATCATGGCTACACTGCTGCTCTTCAAGCACCAAAAG ggtgtgttcctgtcACAGCTCCTGGGGGAGTTCTCCTGGCTGACAGAGGAGACACTGCTGCGTGGCTTTGACGTGGGCTTCTCAGGGCAGTTGCGGTGCCTTGTGCAACACACACTGAGCCTGCTACAGGCACACGTGGCCCTGCTGCACGTCCAGCAGGGGGACTTGCTGGTAGTTCCTCGGCTGGGCCCAGGTCTCACACACCTGGCACGCCTGAGCGCAGAGCTGCTGCCTGCCTTCCTGAGTGAGGCTGTGGGTG CCTGTGCTGTTCGCGGGTTGTTGGCAGGCAGAGTGCCACCTGAGGGGCCCTGGGAGCTACAGGGCATTGAGCTGCTGAGCCAGAGCGAGCTGTACCGCCAGATCCTCCTGTTGCTGCACTTGCTGCCACAggacctgctgctgctgcag CCCTGCCAGTCTTCCTACTGCTACTGTCAGGAAGTGCTGGACCGTCTCATCCAGTGTGGGCTCCTGGTTGCTGAGGAG ACCCCAGGCTCCCGGCCAGCCTGTGACACAGGGCGGCAGCGTTTAAGTGCAAAGCTGCTGTGGAAACCGAGTGGGGACTTTACTGATAGTGACAGTGATGACTTCGAGGAAGCTGAGGGCCGGTACTTCAGG CTCAGTCAGCAGTCACGCTGCCCtgacttcttccttttcctctgccgcCTGCTTAGCCCGCTGCTCaaggcctttgcacaggctgctACTTTCCTCCACCAGGGACAGCTGCCTGATACGG agttggGCTACACCGAGCAGCTCTTGCAGTTCTTACAGGCCAATGCCCAGGAGGAAGGGTTCTTTG agTGTGCAGACCCAAATCTTGCCGTCAGTGCTATCTGGACCTTCAGAGACCTGGGG GTGCTACAGCAGACACCCAGCCCTGCAGGCCCCATGCTCTACCTTTCCCCTACATTCACCAGCCGGGAAAATCAGGAGAAGCTGGAACAGTTCATCCGGCAGTTCATCTGTAGCTAG
- the GPAT2 gene encoding glycerol-3-phosphate acyltransferase 2, mitochondrial isoform X2, with protein sequence MDTMLEARLQTQQRNTQNTQETSLWSSGFGMKLETVTPFLGKYRPFVGRCCQTCTPKSWESLFHRSIMDLGFCNVILVKEENTRFRGWLVRRLCYFLWSLEQHIPPCQDAPQKIIENTGVQNVISGRVPSGAGEGQVPGLEKKEVQRILGHLQAPLCPFLLRLFSWALLRFLNCVFLNVQLHKGQMKMVHKAAQAGLPLVFLSTHKSLLDGILLPFVLFSQGLGVLRVAWDPRTCSPALRALLKKLGGLFLPPEANLTLDSSEGVLARAVVHAAIEQLLVSRQPLLIFLEELPGAQGPRLSALGQTWLGLVVQAVQVGVVPDAMLVPVAITYDLVPDAPCDVYQALAPLGLWTGALAVLRSLRSWGHSPRVCVRVHLAQPFSLQEYTINARSCWGSRQTLEQLLQPIVLGQCTVVPDTEKEQDWTPATGLLLALKEEDQLLVRRLSHHVLNASVTSSAVMSTAIMATLLLFKHQKGVFLSQLLGEFSWLTEETLLRGFDVGFSGQLRCLVQHTLSLLQAHVALLHVQQGDLLVVPRLGPGLTHLARLSAELLPAFLSEAVGACAVRGLLAGRVPPEGPWELQGIELLSQSELYRQILLLLHLLPQDLLLLQPCQSSYCYCQEVLDRLIQCGLLVAEETPGSRPACDTGRQRLSAKLLWKPSGDFTDSDSDDFEEAEGRYFRLSQQSRCPDFFLFLCRLLSPLLKAFAQAATFLHQGQLPDTELGYTEQLLQFLQANAQEEGFFECADPNLAVSAIWTFRDLGVLQQTPSPAGPMLYLSPTFTSRENQEKLEQFIRQFICS encoded by the exons ATGGATACCATGTTGGAAGCCAGACTTCAAACCCAGCAGAGGAACACCCAGAACACCCAGGAG ACCAGTTTGTGGTCCTCAGGCTTTGGGATGAAGCTGGAGACTGTTACCCCATTTCTGGGGAAATATCGCCCCTTTGTGGGTCGCTGCTGCCAGACCTGCACTCCCAAGAGCTGG GAGTCCCTCTTCCACAGAAGCATAATGGATCTAGGCTTCTGCAATGTGATCCTGGTGAAGGAGGAGAACACCAG GTTTCGGGGCTGGCTGGTTCGGAGGCTCTGCTATTTCTTATGGTCACTGGAGCAGCACATACCACCCTGTCAGGATGCCCCACAGAAGATCATTGAAAACACTGG GGTGCAGAATGTCATCTCAGGGAGGGTCCCAtcaggggctggggaaggccaGGTGCCAGGCCTTGAGAAGAAAGAGGTACAGCGCATCCTGGGTCATCTCCAGGCTccactctgccccttcctgctcag GCTGTTCAGCTGGGCACTGCTGCGGTTCCTGAACTGTGTCTTCCTGAACGTGCAGCTCCACAAGGGCCAGATGAAGATGGTCCACAAGGCCGCCCAGGCA GGCTTGccgcttgtcttcctctctaccCACAAGTCactcctggatgggatcctgctGCCCTTTGTGCTGTTCTCCCAAGGCCTGGGTGTGCTCCGTGTGGCTTGGGACCCCCgcacctgctcccctgccctcAG AGCTCTGCTAAAGAAGCTTGGGGGGCTTTTCTTGCCCCCAGAGGCCAACCTCACCTTGGACAGCTCTGAGGGGGTCCTTGCAAGGGCTGTCGTCCATGCC GCTATAGAGCAGCTGTTGGTCAGCAGGCAGCCCTTGCTCATATTCCTGGAGGAGctgcctggggcccaggggcCTCGGCTATCAGCCCTGGGCCAGACCTGGCTGGGACTGGTAGTACAGGCTGTCCAGGTGGGTGTCGTCCCAGATGCCATGCTAGTGCCAGTGGCCATCACCTATGACCTGGTTCCAGATGCACCCTGTGATGTATACCAG gcCTTGGCCCCACTGGGGTTGTGGACAGGAGCTCTAGCTGTCCTGCGGAGCCTACGAAGCTGGGGCCACAGCCCCAGGGTCTGTGTCCGTGTGCATCTGGCACAGCCCTTCTCCCTACAG GAATACACCATCAACGCCAGAAGCTGCTGGGGCAGCAGGCAGACCCTGGAGCAGCTGCTGCAGCCCATCGTGCTGGGCCAATG TACTGTTGTCCCAGACACTGAGAAGGAACAAGACTGGACTCCAGCAACTGGGCTCCTTCTGGCACTTAAGGAAGAGGACCAGCTCCTGGTCAGGAGGCTGAGCCATCATGTCCTGAATG CCAGCGTGACAAGCTCGGCAGTAATGAGCACGGCCATCATGGCTACACTGCTGCTCTTCAAGCACCAAAAG ggtgtgttcctgtcACAGCTCCTGGGGGAGTTCTCCTGGCTGACAGAGGAGACACTGCTGCGTGGCTTTGACGTGGGCTTCTCAGGGCAGTTGCGGTGCCTTGTGCAACACACACTGAGCCTGCTACAGGCACACGTGGCCCTGCTGCACGTCCAGCAGGGGGACTTGCTGGTAGTTCCTCGGCTGGGCCCAGGTCTCACACACCTGGCACGCCTGAGCGCAGAGCTGCTGCCTGCCTTCCTGAGTGAGGCTGTGGGTG CCTGTGCTGTTCGCGGGTTGTTGGCAGGCAGAGTGCCACCTGAGGGGCCCTGGGAGCTACAGGGCATTGAGCTGCTGAGCCAGAGCGAGCTGTACCGCCAGATCCTCCTGTTGCTGCACTTGCTGCCACAggacctgctgctgctgcag CCCTGCCAGTCTTCCTACTGCTACTGTCAGGAAGTGCTGGACCGTCTCATCCAGTGTGGGCTCCTGGTTGCTGAGGAG ACCCCAGGCTCCCGGCCAGCCTGTGACACAGGGCGGCAGCGTTTAAGTGCAAAGCTGCTGTGGAAACCGAGTGGGGACTTTACTGATAGTGACAGTGATGACTTCGAGGAAGCTGAGGGCCGGTACTTCAGG CTCAGTCAGCAGTCACGCTGCCCtgacttcttccttttcctctgccgcCTGCTTAGCCCGCTGCTCaaggcctttgcacaggctgctACTTTCCTCCACCAGGGACAGCTGCCTGATACGG agttggGCTACACCGAGCAGCTCTTGCAGTTCTTACAGGCCAATGCCCAGGAGGAAGGGTTCTTTG agTGTGCAGACCCAAATCTTGCCGTCAGTGCTATCTGGACCTTCAGAGACCTGGGG GTGCTACAGCAGACACCCAGCCCTGCAGGCCCCATGCTCTACCTTTCCCCTACATTCACCAGCCGGGAAAATCAGGAGAAGCTGGAACAGTTCATCCGGCAGTTCATCTGTAGCTAG
- the GPAT2 gene encoding glycerol-3-phosphate acyltransferase 2, mitochondrial isoform X5, which yields MDTMLEARLQTQQRNTQNTQETSLWSSGFGMKLETVTPFLGKYRPFVGRCCQTCTPKSWESLFHRSIMDLGFCNVILVKEENTRFRGWLVRRLCYFLWSLEQHIPPCQDAPQKIIENTGVQNVISGRVPSGAGEGQVPGLEKKEVQRILGHLQAPLCPFLLRLFSWALLRFLNCVFLNVQLHKGQMKMVHKAAQASLLDGILLPFVLFSQGLGVLRVAWDPRTCSPALRALLKKLGGLFLPPEANLTLDSSEGVLARAVVHAAIEQLLVSRQPLLIFLEELPGAQGPRLSALGQTWLGLVVQAVQVGVVPDAMLVPVAITYDLVPDAPCDVYQALAPLGLWTGALAVLRSLRSWGHSPRVCVRVHLAQPFSLQEYTINARSCWGSRQTLEQLLQPIVLGQCTVVPDTEKEQDWTPATGLLLALKEEDQLLVRRLSHHVLNASVTSSAVMSTAIMATLLLFKHQKGVFLSQLLGEFSWLTEETLLRGFDVGFSGQLRCLVQHTLSLLQAHVALLHVQQGDLLVVPRLGPGLTHLARLSAELLPAFLSEAVGACAVRGLLAGRVPPEGPWELQGIELLSQSELYRQILLLLHLLPQDLLLLQPCQSSYCYCQEVLDRLIQCGLLVAEETPGSRPACDTGRQRLSAKLLWKPSGDFTDSDSDDFEEAEGRYFRLSQQSRCPDFFLFLCRLLSPLLKAFAQAATFLHQGQLPDTELGYTEQLLQFLQANAQEEGFFECADPNLAVSAIWTFRDLGVLQQTPSPAGPMLYLSPTFTSRENQEKLEQFIRQFICS from the exons ATGGATACCATGTTGGAAGCCAGACTTCAAACCCAGCAGAGGAACACCCAGAACACCCAGGAG ACCAGTTTGTGGTCCTCAGGCTTTGGGATGAAGCTGGAGACTGTTACCCCATTTCTGGGGAAATATCGCCCCTTTGTGGGTCGCTGCTGCCAGACCTGCACTCCCAAGAGCTGG GAGTCCCTCTTCCACAGAAGCATAATGGATCTAGGCTTCTGCAATGTGATCCTGGTGAAGGAGGAGAACACCAG GTTTCGGGGCTGGCTGGTTCGGAGGCTCTGCTATTTCTTATGGTCACTGGAGCAGCACATACCACCCTGTCAGGATGCCCCACAGAAGATCATTGAAAACACTGG GGTGCAGAATGTCATCTCAGGGAGGGTCCCAtcaggggctggggaaggccaGGTGCCAGGCCTTGAGAAGAAAGAGGTACAGCGCATCCTGGGTCATCTCCAGGCTccactctgccccttcctgctcag GCTGTTCAGCTGGGCACTGCTGCGGTTCCTGAACTGTGTCTTCCTGAACGTGCAGCTCCACAAGGGCCAGATGAAGATGGTCCACAAGGCCGCCCAGGCA TCactcctggatgggatcctgctGCCCTTTGTGCTGTTCTCCCAAGGCCTGGGTGTGCTCCGTGTGGCTTGGGACCCCCgcacctgctcccctgccctcAG AGCTCTGCTAAAGAAGCTTGGGGGGCTTTTCTTGCCCCCAGAGGCCAACCTCACCTTGGACAGCTCTGAGGGGGTCCTTGCAAGGGCTGTCGTCCATGCC GCTATAGAGCAGCTGTTGGTCAGCAGGCAGCCCTTGCTCATATTCCTGGAGGAGctgcctggggcccaggggcCTCGGCTATCAGCCCTGGGCCAGACCTGGCTGGGACTGGTAGTACAGGCTGTCCAGGTGGGTGTCGTCCCAGATGCCATGCTAGTGCCAGTGGCCATCACCTATGACCTGGTTCCAGATGCACCCTGTGATGTATACCAG gcCTTGGCCCCACTGGGGTTGTGGACAGGAGCTCTAGCTGTCCTGCGGAGCCTACGAAGCTGGGGCCACAGCCCCAGGGTCTGTGTCCGTGTGCATCTGGCACAGCCCTTCTCCCTACAG GAATACACCATCAACGCCAGAAGCTGCTGGGGCAGCAGGCAGACCCTGGAGCAGCTGCTGCAGCCCATCGTGCTGGGCCAATG TACTGTTGTCCCAGACACTGAGAAGGAACAAGACTGGACTCCAGCAACTGGGCTCCTTCTGGCACTTAAGGAAGAGGACCAGCTCCTGGTCAGGAGGCTGAGCCATCATGTCCTGAATG CCAGCGTGACAAGCTCGGCAGTAATGAGCACGGCCATCATGGCTACACTGCTGCTCTTCAAGCACCAAAAG ggtgtgttcctgtcACAGCTCCTGGGGGAGTTCTCCTGGCTGACAGAGGAGACACTGCTGCGTGGCTTTGACGTGGGCTTCTCAGGGCAGTTGCGGTGCCTTGTGCAACACACACTGAGCCTGCTACAGGCACACGTGGCCCTGCTGCACGTCCAGCAGGGGGACTTGCTGGTAGTTCCTCGGCTGGGCCCAGGTCTCACACACCTGGCACGCCTGAGCGCAGAGCTGCTGCCTGCCTTCCTGAGTGAGGCTGTGGGTG CCTGTGCTGTTCGCGGGTTGTTGGCAGGCAGAGTGCCACCTGAGGGGCCCTGGGAGCTACAGGGCATTGAGCTGCTGAGCCAGAGCGAGCTGTACCGCCAGATCCTCCTGTTGCTGCACTTGCTGCCACAggacctgctgctgctgcag CCCTGCCAGTCTTCCTACTGCTACTGTCAGGAAGTGCTGGACCGTCTCATCCAGTGTGGGCTCCTGGTTGCTGAGGAG ACCCCAGGCTCCCGGCCAGCCTGTGACACAGGGCGGCAGCGTTTAAGTGCAAAGCTGCTGTGGAAACCGAGTGGGGACTTTACTGATAGTGACAGTGATGACTTCGAGGAAGCTGAGGGCCGGTACTTCAGG CTCAGTCAGCAGTCACGCTGCCCtgacttcttccttttcctctgccgcCTGCTTAGCCCGCTGCTCaaggcctttgcacaggctgctACTTTCCTCCACCAGGGACAGCTGCCTGATACGG agttggGCTACACCGAGCAGCTCTTGCAGTTCTTACAGGCCAATGCCCAGGAGGAAGGGTTCTTTG agTGTGCAGACCCAAATCTTGCCGTCAGTGCTATCTGGACCTTCAGAGACCTGGGG GTGCTACAGCAGACACCCAGCCCTGCAGGCCCCATGCTCTACCTTTCCCCTACATTCACCAGCCGGGAAAATCAGGAGAAGCTGGAACAGTTCATCCGGCAGTTCATCTGTAGCTAG
- the GPAT2 gene encoding glycerol-3-phosphate acyltransferase 2, mitochondrial isoform X7: MDTMLEARLQTQQRNTQNTQETSLWSSGFGMKLETVTPFLGKYRPFVGRCCQTCTPKSWESLFHRSIMDLGFCNVILVKEENTRFRGWLVRRLCYFLWSLEQHIPPCQDAPQKIIENTGLFSWALLRFLNCVFLNVQLHKGQMKMVHKAAQAQGLPLVFLSTHKSLLDGILLPFVLFSQGLGVLRVAWDPRTCSPALRALLKKLGGLFLPPEANLTLDSSEGVLARAVVHAAIEQLLVSRQPLLIFLEELPGAQGPRLSALGQTWLGLVVQAVQVGVVPDAMLVPVAITYDLVPDAPCDVYQALAPLGLWTGALAVLRSLRSWGHSPRVCVRVHLAQPFSLQEYTINARSCWGSRQTLEQLLQPIVLGQCTVVPDTEKEQDWTPATGLLLALKEEDQLLVRRLSHHVLNASVTSSAVMSTAIMATLLLFKHQKGVFLSQLLGEFSWLTEETLLRGFDVGFSGQLRCLVQHTLSLLQAHVALLHVQQGDLLVVPRLGPGLTHLARLSAELLPAFLSEAVGACAVRGLLAGRVPPEGPWELQGIELLSQSELYRQILLLLHLLPQDLLLLQPCQSSYCYCQEVLDRLIQCGLLVAEETPGSRPACDTGRQRLSAKLLWKPSGDFTDSDSDDFEEAEGRYFRLSQQSRCPDFFLFLCRLLSPLLKAFAQAATFLHQGQLPDTELGYTEQLLQFLQANAQEEGFFECADPNLAVSAIWTFRDLGVLQQTPSPAGPMLYLSPTFTSRENQEKLEQFIRQFICS; this comes from the exons ATGGATACCATGTTGGAAGCCAGACTTCAAACCCAGCAGAGGAACACCCAGAACACCCAGGAG ACCAGTTTGTGGTCCTCAGGCTTTGGGATGAAGCTGGAGACTGTTACCCCATTTCTGGGGAAATATCGCCCCTTTGTGGGTCGCTGCTGCCAGACCTGCACTCCCAAGAGCTGG GAGTCCCTCTTCCACAGAAGCATAATGGATCTAGGCTTCTGCAATGTGATCCTGGTGAAGGAGGAGAACACCAG GTTTCGGGGCTGGCTGGTTCGGAGGCTCTGCTATTTCTTATGGTCACTGGAGCAGCACATACCACCCTGTCAGGATGCCCCACAGAAGATCATTGAAAACACTGG GCTGTTCAGCTGGGCACTGCTGCGGTTCCTGAACTGTGTCTTCCTGAACGTGCAGCTCCACAAGGGCCAGATGAAGATGGTCCACAAGGCCGCCCAGGCA CAGGGCTTGccgcttgtcttcctctctaccCACAAGTCactcctggatgggatcctgctGCCCTTTGTGCTGTTCTCCCAAGGCCTGGGTGTGCTCCGTGTGGCTTGGGACCCCCgcacctgctcccctgccctcAG AGCTCTGCTAAAGAAGCTTGGGGGGCTTTTCTTGCCCCCAGAGGCCAACCTCACCTTGGACAGCTCTGAGGGGGTCCTTGCAAGGGCTGTCGTCCATGCC GCTATAGAGCAGCTGTTGGTCAGCAGGCAGCCCTTGCTCATATTCCTGGAGGAGctgcctggggcccaggggcCTCGGCTATCAGCCCTGGGCCAGACCTGGCTGGGACTGGTAGTACAGGCTGTCCAGGTGGGTGTCGTCCCAGATGCCATGCTAGTGCCAGTGGCCATCACCTATGACCTGGTTCCAGATGCACCCTGTGATGTATACCAG gcCTTGGCCCCACTGGGGTTGTGGACAGGAGCTCTAGCTGTCCTGCGGAGCCTACGAAGCTGGGGCCACAGCCCCAGGGTCTGTGTCCGTGTGCATCTGGCACAGCCCTTCTCCCTACAG GAATACACCATCAACGCCAGAAGCTGCTGGGGCAGCAGGCAGACCCTGGAGCAGCTGCTGCAGCCCATCGTGCTGGGCCAATG TACTGTTGTCCCAGACACTGAGAAGGAACAAGACTGGACTCCAGCAACTGGGCTCCTTCTGGCACTTAAGGAAGAGGACCAGCTCCTGGTCAGGAGGCTGAGCCATCATGTCCTGAATG CCAGCGTGACAAGCTCGGCAGTAATGAGCACGGCCATCATGGCTACACTGCTGCTCTTCAAGCACCAAAAG ggtgtgttcctgtcACAGCTCCTGGGGGAGTTCTCCTGGCTGACAGAGGAGACACTGCTGCGTGGCTTTGACGTGGGCTTCTCAGGGCAGTTGCGGTGCCTTGTGCAACACACACTGAGCCTGCTACAGGCACACGTGGCCCTGCTGCACGTCCAGCAGGGGGACTTGCTGGTAGTTCCTCGGCTGGGCCCAGGTCTCACACACCTGGCACGCCTGAGCGCAGAGCTGCTGCCTGCCTTCCTGAGTGAGGCTGTGGGTG CCTGTGCTGTTCGCGGGTTGTTGGCAGGCAGAGTGCCACCTGAGGGGCCCTGGGAGCTACAGGGCATTGAGCTGCTGAGCCAGAGCGAGCTGTACCGCCAGATCCTCCTGTTGCTGCACTTGCTGCCACAggacctgctgctgctgcag CCCTGCCAGTCTTCCTACTGCTACTGTCAGGAAGTGCTGGACCGTCTCATCCAGTGTGGGCTCCTGGTTGCTGAGGAG ACCCCAGGCTCCCGGCCAGCCTGTGACACAGGGCGGCAGCGTTTAAGTGCAAAGCTGCTGTGGAAACCGAGTGGGGACTTTACTGATAGTGACAGTGATGACTTCGAGGAAGCTGAGGGCCGGTACTTCAGG CTCAGTCAGCAGTCACGCTGCCCtgacttcttccttttcctctgccgcCTGCTTAGCCCGCTGCTCaaggcctttgcacaggctgctACTTTCCTCCACCAGGGACAGCTGCCTGATACGG agttggGCTACACCGAGCAGCTCTTGCAGTTCTTACAGGCCAATGCCCAGGAGGAAGGGTTCTTTG agTGTGCAGACCCAAATCTTGCCGTCAGTGCTATCTGGACCTTCAGAGACCTGGGG GTGCTACAGCAGACACCCAGCCCTGCAGGCCCCATGCTCTACCTTTCCCCTACATTCACCAGCCGGGAAAATCAGGAGAAGCTGGAACAGTTCATCCGGCAGTTCATCTGTAGCTAG